The Actinoplanes sp. N902-109 genomic interval GGGTCGGACTGGGGGTCATCACTCCTCCATCGGGTCGGTCGTCTCCACCCGGGCGATGAGCAGCTTCAACCGCCCGATCTCGGCGGCCAGCGCGGCGCTCCCGGCCGCGGTGAGGGTGATCCAGGTGCGGGCGCGCCGCCCTTCGTACCCTTTCTCCACCGCAACCAGCCCGGCTGTGTCCAACACGTTCAAGTGCTGTGAGAGGTTGCCGGCGGTCAGCTGCAACTGGGTGCGCAGATAGCCGAACTCCACCCGTCCCGCCTCGTGCGCGATCGTGAGGATGCCGAGCCGCACCCGCTGGTGCACCACGTCGTCCAGCCCGGTGACCGGGTGCTGGTCCGGCCGGTCGGCGGTGGGGTCGGGCGTGCCGGTCACCGCGGTCACCGGGACAGCCGCCGCCGGGCCGCCACCGCGAACCCGAGCGCCCCCGCCAGCAGCACCACACCGCTGATCGCCTGCGGCACCGCGAACCCGGCCCGGATCCCCCACGACGCGGGCCCCAGCCCGTGGTCGATCGGCAGCACCAGCAGCACCAGCGCCAGGTAGCCGGCGGTGAACAAGCCCAGCGCCACGTTGCGTTCCAGCCAGGCCAGCACCAGCAGCGCCACCCCGATGGTCCCCCACGGCGCGATCAGCCGGTCGACCACGAGCACCCACGCCGGGAACATGTGCGGGTGGCCCGGGAAGTACAGCGCGGCGGCCACCCAGGCGGCGGTGAACACCACGGTCGTCGCGGCCCCGGTGATGACGTACGGCAGCACCCGCGCTCCCAGCCCCCGGGCCCGCGCGGCACGGACGTAGAGGAAGGCAATTCCCGCGTACGCCACCAGCAGCGCCGCCGGCCAGTAGTACAGCACGCCCCGCCGCGCGAACTGGCAAGCCCCGCTGGGCAGGCAGTGCAGCCACAGTCCGAACCAGTCGAACGGGATCCCGGCCAGCGTCACCACCCCGAGCACCAGCAACGCCACCCAGCTGGCGCGGCGATCGACCCGCACCCCACGGGCCAGCGCCCGCATCTCGGCCAGCACCCGCCGGGCGTCGTCCCCGCCCGGCACCGATTCAGCAGTCATGCCAACAGGTTTGCACAACAAACCTATTGGCGCCACCACCTCTTCGAAAATTCGCCGGGAATGTCCGCATGGCGGCTTGCCGGACGATCGCGGAGGCGGCATCACATCGCCAGCACGCCCCGGCACCGCCGCAGCGCAGAAGATCCTGCTGAAACTGGCCTGCACGAGATGTTGCGGCAACGCGACGAGCTGGCCACTGAGGTCGAGCAGAAGCAGCTGAAACGCGCGTTCTTCCTCGCCGCGTTCGCCGCGCTGGCACACCCGCCCTCGGGCGTCTCCTACGACCGCAAGAGAGCCTAGGCAAACGACACAACGCCGCCCTCATCTGCCTCGCCCGCCGCCGCGTCGACGTCCTATTCGCCATGCTCCGCGACCACAAGCCCTACCTGTTCTGTCCACGGACGTTGGTGACGGGGCGAAGTAGCTGAAATGGGTGAGGACCTCCGGGTGAAGTGGAGCTTGTCGAAGGTTCCGCTGCACCCGGGAGGTCCTCTATGCCCCACGCTAACGCCACGCTGACCGAACGCGGCCGATTGCGGCTGGCCCGGCGCGTCGTCGATGAGAAGTGGCCGCTACGCCGGGCCGCGGAACGCTTCCAGGTCAGTGTGACAACGGCGAAACGCTGGTCGCAGCGGTACCGCATGGACGGCGCGGCGGGCATGGCCGACCGTTCCAGCCGGCCACGCACCAGCCCGAACCGCACCCCGGCCCCGGTCGAGCGCAAGGTCCTGCACCTGCGCCGCAGCAAACGCCTCGGACCAGTACGTATCGGCTGGCTGCTCGGACTCCCGGCCTCGACCTGCCACGCGATCCTGCGCCGCCACCACAGTCCCCGCCTGGCCGACCTCGACCACAGCAGCCGTGAAACGATTCGCCGTTACGAACACGTCCAGCCCGGGGACCTGATCCACGTCGACGTGAAAAAGCTCGGCAACATCCCCGACGGTGGCGGCCACCGCAGCCAGGGCCGCCACCAAGGCCAGCTCAACCGCACCGCCACACCCGGGCACATCAACGGCATCAACGGTGCTGCCCGGCTCGGCTACGCCTACCTGCACACCGCTATCGACGAACATTCCCGCCTGGCTTACACCGAGATCCTCAGCGACGAGACGAAAGAAACCGCGACCGGGTTCTGGCGGCGCGCGCATGCCTGGTTCAGTGCCCACGGCATCACCATCAGCCGGGTCCTGACCGACAACGGAGCCTGCTACATCTCCCGGCTCTGGCATCAAACCTGCGCCGAGCTCGGCGTCGCCGTGAAGAAAACCCGCCCCTACCGGCCACAGACGAACGGCAAGGTCGAACGTTTCCACCGCACCCTGGCCGACGAATGGGCCTACGCCAAGGCCTGCACCAGCGAAAACGCCCGACGCAAAGCTCTACCCCGAATCCTGCACACCTACAATTACCACCGCCACCACTCCGCCATTGGCGGCCCACCCGCCAGCCGGGTTCCTAACCTGGCTGGGCAGAAAACCTACCGAGCCCAGCTCACCGAACACGCCCTCGCCGCTCACTGCCTGGCGGTGCTGCAGGCGGCCGGGGCCACCCCCGCCGACGTGGTGCGGTCGGTCGTTTATGTGGTGAGCCCGGACAGCGCCGTCCTGTCGGCGGTGTGGCGGCACCTCCAGGCGTCGCCACTGGCCGAGGCCTTCAGCTCAGCCAGTACGTTGCTGGGCGTGGCAGCTCTCGGCTACGACGGCCAGCTCGTCGAGGTGGACCTGACCGCGGCGGTGCCGCCCGCGGCGGGCGGACCGGACGACGAGACCCCGACGCCCCGATCCGGGGCGCGGCCGGTCACGGGTTGACGGCTGTCCCGGAGGCCGGCAGGCACATCTGCGCCACCGCCGAGCTGACATCGCTCAGGGCCGCATCCCCCGCCGCAGCGTGTTCGTCGAGCGTGCTCACTTGCGCCGTCAAGGCGTCGCGCAGCCCCGCACCGGTGGCCTCGGCCGCCAGCGGCCGCACGGCATCGGCCCACGCGGCCCAGTACTTCCGGCGGATCCCGGTGGCACCGGTGACGGGCTTGCCTTCGTACGCATCAGCGATCGTGCGGTTGTAGGCCTCGGCCTCGGGCGCGGTGTTCGTGAGGAACGGCGCCTCGGCCTGCCGCCACCGCGCGCAGATCGCCGCCGTGTTGTCGGCCGGGGCCGCCGGCTCAGCCGCATCCCCGGCGCCGCAGCCACCCAGCCCGGCCACCGCCGCCACCAGCACCACACCACACCACATTCGCATCATCGCGCAGCACGCTACGCGATGCGTCCCCCGCCCCGCGATCCACCCCGGCCACCGCCACTACGTCAGTTTGCGTAGGCCGGGGCCGCCCCCGGGCGGACGCCGGACAGCCGCCGGCCAAGAGATAGTCAGGGACATGACGAGATGGACGTTCGCCGCCGCGGTGCTCCTCGGTGGCGCGGCACTGCGGCAGGCCGGGACCGCGGAAGGAGTCCGACGGTGAAGCGGCTGTCGCTGGCCGGGCTGGCCGTGGGCGTGCTGGGACTGGTCATCCAGTGGATCGCGGACCCGGGGAAGTTTCCCGTGTTCCCGCCGGGGATCATTGTCATCGTGGCGTGCGCCGGGCTCGTGGTGGCCGTGCGGCGCTGGTGGTCGCCGGTGTTCGCGGTGCTCATCGCGCTGTGGATCCTGCTCGGCGGGCTGGCGACCGGGCAGTTGACGCCGAATCTGACCTCCAGCGACGCGGGCACGGTCGCCGGCAATGTCGTCATGTCCCTGGGACTCGCGGTTGCCGCGGTCACCGGGGTGGCGGCGATGGCCGGGGCCCGCCGGGTGCGGACGAGATGAAGCAGGTGGCGTGGGCGGCCGGGCTGGCGGTGGTCCTCGTCGTCGGCACGGTCCGGGTGGCCGCGGGGCAAGGGGTGGGGCTCGGCGCCGGGGCGCTGGCCCTGGTCGTGACCGCCGCCCTGGTGACGGTGGGGCTGCGGCGGCATCCGCTGGGGGCCCTGGCCGGGGCGATGCTGACGGTCAGCGGGTACCTGCTGGCCGGTTACCCGTACGGTCCGGTGCAGGTGTGCATGGTCATCGCGATGTTCGAGGTGGCCCGGCGCCGGCCGTTGCGGACGTCCGCGGTGGCGTGCGGCCTCGCCGCGGTGCTCGCGGCGGTGACGATTCTGCTGCGCTCGGAGCCGGCGGTGCACGAGCCGCTGCTGCTCGCGGCCGGGTGGACCGGGTGGGTGGTGCTGCCGTGGTCGGTGGGGGCTCTGCTGCACGTCACCGGCGAGGCCCGGGAGCGGGCGCGGCGGGAGCTCGTGGACCGCACCGCCGCGGCCGAGCGGATCCGGCTGGCCGGTGCGGTCCACGACGTCGCCGGGCACGGCTTCGCCCTGGTCGCCATGCACGCCGGGATCGCGCTGCTGGTGCTCGAGGAGGATGCCGCTCAGGCCCGCGCGTCGCTGGAGGCGATCAAGGCGACGAGTGACGCGTCGCTGGCGGAGCTGCGCGGCATGCTCGACGCGTTCCACCCGCGTCCGGCGGCGACCGGGCTGGCCCGGCTGGGGGCGCTCGTGGACGAGGTCCGCACGGCCGGCCTGCCGGTGGGGCTGACCCTGGCCGACGTCACGCTGACCGCCGAGGCCGACGCGGTGGCGTACCGGGTGGTGCAGGAGTCGTTGACCAACGTGCTGCGGCACGCCGGGCCGACCACCGCGGACGTCCGGGTCGGCCCGGCCGGCGGTGACGTGCTGGTCGAGGTCACCGATTACGGGGGTACCGGCCGGGGCGCTGCCGCGGGCGGGCGCGGGCTGGCCGGGTTGCGGGACACGGTGGAGGCGGCCGGCGGCCGGTTCACTGCGGGACCGACACCCCGTGGTGGCTTCCAGGTGACGGCACGGCTGCCGATGGGAGGTGCGGCATGATCCGCGTGGTGCTGGCCGACGACGAGAGCCTCGTGCGCATGGGCCTGCGTGTCCTCATCGACCGGGAGGACGACCTGGCCGTGGCAGGTGAGGCCGCGTCGGGCCCGGAGGCGCTGCGGGTCGTGCGCGAGACCCGCCCGGACGTGCTGCTGCTGGACGTCCGCATGCCCGGCATGGACGGCCTCGCCACGCTGCGGGCCATCACCGCCGACCCGGAGCTGGCCGCGCTGCGGGTGGTCATCGTGACCACGTTCGAGATCGACAGCTACATCTTCGCGGCCCTGCAGGCCGGGGCCGCCGGTTTCGTCCTCAAGGACACCGCCCCCGCCGACCTGGTCCGGGCGATCCGGGTGGCGGCGGCCGGTGAGGCGCTGCTGTCGCCGTCGGTGACCCGGCGGGTGGTGTCGATGTTCAGCCAGCCCGGGGGCGCGGTGACCGGCATCGACACGCTGACCGGCCGGGAACGCGAGATCGTCGCCTGGGTCACCACCGGCCACACCAATGAGCAGATCGCCCGCGAGCTCCGGCTGAGCCCGGCCACCGTACGCACCCACGCCGGCCGCGCGATGGTCAAGCTCAACGCCCGTACCCGCGCCCAGCTCGTGGTCATCGGTGTCCGCGCCGGCCTCACGGTGGACCGCTGATGCGCCGGCTGCTCCCGATCGCCGCCGTCGGCATCGTCACGCTGGTCATCATCGAGCCGTACCTGGGCCTCGACCGCACCGGCAGCCGCCTCACCGTGTCCGGTCCGGCCCACTACGCGATCCTGGTGGCGCACATCTTCACTGCGGCCGTCGCGCTGGTGCTGGGCCCGGTCCAATTCTTGGCGACGGTACGGCGGACCGGCCGCGCCCACCGCATTGCCGGCCGGGTCTACCTGCTGGCCGGTGTCCTCCCCGCCGCCCTGACCGCGGTCCCGGTCGCCGCGTGGTCCGGGCGCCCGCTGACCCAGGCCGGTCTGTCCACCGCGGCGATCCTGTGGCTGATCACCGGCGCCCTGGCCTACCGGGCCGCGCGCCGGCACGACTACACCCGGCACCGTGAGTGGATGCTGCGCAACTACGCACTGACGTTCCTGGCGGTCACCGCCCGGATCCTCGTACCCCTGCTCCTGCTGCTCCGCCTGCCGTTCAGCGGGGACGACGCCACGCCGGTGGCCGAGGTCGTGCCCACGCTGATCCCGATCGGTCAGACGGCGGGCTGGATCGTCAACCTCGCCATCGCCGAGGTCCTGATCCGGCGCCGCCGCACCGCACCGTCACCCTCGGGCGCCGGCCCCGGGGCCGGACGTTAGGGCGCCACCCCGGCGAACGGGATGCTGCTCGGTGCGGGGTTCGCCGCGCCGGCCGGGTGCTGCCACAGGCCCCGGTCGCGCAGCACGGGCAGCACCCCCTCGCCGAACCAGTAGGCCTCCTCGAGGTGCGGGTAGCCGGACAGGATGAACTCGGTGATGCCCAGCTCGGCGTACTCGGTGATGCGGTCGGCGATCTCGGTGTGGCTGCCCACCAGGGCGGTGCCGGCGCCACCGCGGACCAGGCCGACCCCGGCCCACAGGTTGGGCGCGACCACCAGGGCGTCGCGGGAGCCGCCGTGCAGGTCGAGCATCCGGCGCTGGCCCTCGGACTCGCTGCGGCGCAGACCGGCCTGCACCGCCTCGATCGCGGCCGGGGGCACGCCGGCGATCAGCCGCTCGGCCTCGGCCCAGGCGGCCGGGGCGGTGTCGCGGGCGATGACGTGCAGCCGGATGCCGAAGCGCAGGCCCGGGTTGAGCGAGCGGATCCCGTCGAGTTTCTCCTTGACCTGCGCCAGCGGCTCGCCCCAGGTCAGGTACACGTCGCTGTGCTCGGCGGCGACCGGGCCGGCGGCGGCCGACGACCCGCCGAAGTAGATGTCCGGCACCGGATCGGGCAGCCGGCTCAGCTTGGCACCCTCGACCCGCAGGTGCTTGCCGTCGTGGTCAACCGTCTCGCCGCGCCACAGGGCCCGGACGATCCCCAGGAACTCCGCCGTACGTTCGTAGCGCGCGTCCTTGTCGAGGAAGTCACCGTACGACCGCTGCTCGTGCGACTCCCCACCGGTGACCACGTTGAGCAGCAACCGGTTGCCGGACAGCCGCTGGAAGGTCGAGGCCATCTGCGCCGCCAGCGTGGGTGAGATCAGGCCGGGCCGGAACGCGACGAGGAACTTCAGCCGCTCGGTGACCGTGGTGAGCATCGCCGTGGTCAGCCAGGCGTCCTCGCACCAGGCCCCGGCCGGGGTGAGCGCGCCGGTGAAGCCGAGCTGCTCGGCGCTGCGGGCGATCTGCCCGAGGTAGCCGATGGTCAGCGGCCGCACCCCGCCCGCCGACCCGACGGGCGTGCCGTGGCCACCGCCGACGATGTCCCGGCTGTCGCCGTTGGTGGGCAGGAACCAGTGGAAGTCCAGGAGCGGCATGCGGCCACACTACCCAGTTTTCCTATCGGTTCGATAGAGTGCGTCACCGATAGTCGTCACCCGATCCCGCCGGCCGCGCCGGGCGGCGCACCGGCCCGGCAGGCCGGGCCCGGCCACCTGGGACCGGACCCGGCCGGCGCAGCGGCCGGGGTCACGCCGGGCCGTCGGCCGGGGTCACGCCGGGCCGTCGGCCGGGATGTTCAGACAGCTGCCGCAGAACGGGCCCGGCAGGTTGGGCATGACGTCGTCCGCGACCAGGACGACCTTGGCGGTCACCAGCGGGTCGTCGACCGGGATCGGGGTGGCCACGACGCTGCCGTCCTGCTGACCGAGGCGCACGCAGGCCACCCGGACGTCGTCGTGGCGCAGCAGGCAGAGCCCGGCGCTGCCGTCCACCGGCGGCGGTGTGGACAGGGCCGCGGTGACCGCGGTGGGGCCCGTCTCCGCGTACGGGCGCAGGTTGCTCCGCAACGCTGTCGCGGTCGACGACTTGGCCCGGAACATCACGATGGTGAACGCGAACTTCGCCTTCCACACCGGCGCGCAGTGCGTGATCGTCGCGGGGACCAGAACGTGCCCGCGGTCGGTGTACGCGGTGCCGAACGCGCCCGTCGCGCAGCCCGCGTCCACCCAGTTGACCGGCGTGCTCGTGACCGCCGGCACCGATGACCCGCTGACCGCCGCGGCCGGGGCCGCAGCCGACCCGCTCGCGGCCGGCCAGCCGAGTGTCAGGGCCAGGGCCGCGGCCCCGGCGAGCAGGGATGCACCCATGTGCTTTCGCATGACTGTCAGTCCTCTTCGTTGGTCAGGTGCTCGGGACGCACCGTGCCGGTCGCCCCGAGCAGCAGGCCGAGCTGAAACCTGTTCTCCACCCCGGACCGGTCCATCAGGGCGCGCATCGCGTACGACACGGCCCGCGGGCTGATCCCCATCGCCGCGGCCGCGGTCACGTCGGTGTGCCCGGCGGCCAGCAGGCGCAGCAGGGTGCGCTCCCGCGTGGAGAGCTCGATCGGGGCCACCCCCTCCCGGAACGGGTCACGTCCGGTGGCCCAGAGCTGGTAGAACAACGCGCAGCAGCGGGCCACGCCGTCCGGTTCGGCGACCTCGACGTAGCCGCGTTCCAGATCCAGCGGGTCGGCCGGGAAGAAGGCCACCCGCCGGTCGAAGACCATCAGCTTGAGCGGAACCTCCTCGGCCTGCCGGTAGTGCCCCTCGGGGATGTCGGCGACGCTGCGCCCGGGCACGCCCAGGTCGCCGTCGAGCGGTGGGCGCTCCACGACCAGCAGCCGGATCCCCCGGTCCAGCATCGAGCGGTCGAGCGGCCGGGCCGCCGACAGCGACTCCGCGGAGAACACCTCCTCGGTGTTGATGGCCAGGTGCTCGTACCGCTCGGCGGCGATCAGCTGCGCCGCCCGGCTGCGGGCGGCGGCCCGGCTCCACCGTCGTACGGTCGCCGCGGCCAGCGGCCCGAGCCCGTCCACCGCCGCGATGTGCCGGCGCCAGCTCTCCTCCGGCCGGTCGCCGATCGCCCGCCGGCGGGGCTGCCGCAGCCGCCCGACCACCGCGTCCACCGCGGCCGGCCGGACCACCCCCGGGCCGGGCGCGACCGCACCCAGCGCCACCAGCTCGTCGATGGCGTCGCGGACCCGCCGGGACGGCATCCCGAGCTCCCGGGCCAGCCCGGCCGCATCCCGCGGGTCCAGCTGAACCAGGGCGCGATAGACAAGGTCAGCGTCGGCACTGACCCCCCACCGGGTCAGCACCGGGACGACCGCCCCCATCACACCTCCCCCCGCTGACTGTCCCCGCTGGACAGACAACCACCGGGCCAGCCTAGTGAGAAGTGTCAATGTGGCGATCTTGCAGTATCCCGCAACGGTCAGGCCACCCGCGCCGCGTTCATGGCGCTACGGCCCACGTCGTCGAGGATGGCATGTGCGCGCTTATCGACGAACTTGGTGAACAGCTGCTGGGCGTAGCCGAAGATACCTTCCACCCGATGATCTGTGCCGAGGTGTCCAGCACACCCCGACCGGGCACGAACCGGGCACGCGCTCGCGCAACACCGGGCGCAATCCCTCGATCTCCATCGCCCGGGTCAGCACATGCCCCCGCCAGCCGTGATGGGACGGCCCGAAAACCCGGACCCACCCATCGGGAGGAGGAGCGCACCACCGGCGCAGATGCGTCGGGCGCCGCTCGCGGAACGCGCAACGGTGGTGATGTCCGGCCGTTGCGGTGC includes:
- a CDS encoding response regulator transcription factor, with the translated sequence MIRVVLADDESLVRMGLRVLIDREDDLAVAGEAASGPEALRVVRETRPDVLLLDVRMPGMDGLATLRAITADPELAALRVVIVTTFEIDSYIFAALQAGAAGFVLKDTAPADLVRAIRVAAAGEALLSPSVTRRVVSMFSQPGGAVTGIDTLTGREREIVAWVTTGHTNEQIARELRLSPATVRTHAGRAMVKLNARTRAQLVVIGVRAGLTVDR
- a CDS encoding LLM class flavin-dependent oxidoreductase encodes the protein MPLLDFHWFLPTNGDSRDIVGGGHGTPVGSAGGVRPLTIGYLGQIARSAEQLGFTGALTPAGAWCEDAWLTTAMLTTVTERLKFLVAFRPGLISPTLAAQMASTFQRLSGNRLLLNVVTGGESHEQRSYGDFLDKDARYERTAEFLGIVRALWRGETVDHDGKHLRVEGAKLSRLPDPVPDIYFGGSSAAAGPVAAEHSDVYLTWGEPLAQVKEKLDGIRSLNPGLRFGIRLHVIARDTAPAAWAEAERLIAGVPPAAIEAVQAGLRRSESEGQRRMLDLHGGSRDALVVAPNLWAGVGLVRGGAGTALVGSHTEIADRITEYAELGITEFILSGYPHLEEAYWFGEGVLPVLRDRGLWQHPAGAANPAPSSIPFAGVAP
- a CDS encoding DUF2306 domain-containing protein produces the protein MRRLLPIAAVGIVTLVIIEPYLGLDRTGSRLTVSGPAHYAILVAHIFTAAVALVLGPVQFLATVRRTGRAHRIAGRVYLLAGVLPAALTAVPVAAWSGRPLTQAGLSTAAILWLITGALAYRAARRHDYTRHREWMLRNYALTFLAVTARILVPLLLLLRLPFSGDDATPVAEVVPTLIPIGQTAGWIVNLAIAEVLIRRRRTAPSPSGAGPGAGR
- a CDS encoding sensor histidine kinase, coding for MKQVAWAAGLAVVLVVGTVRVAAGQGVGLGAGALALVVTAALVTVGLRRHPLGALAGAMLTVSGYLLAGYPYGPVQVCMVIAMFEVARRRPLRTSAVACGLAAVLAAVTILLRSEPAVHEPLLLAAGWTGWVVLPWSVGALLHVTGEARERARRELVDRTAAAERIRLAGAVHDVAGHGFALVAMHAGIALLVLEEDAAQARASLEAIKATSDASLAELRGMLDAFHPRPAATGLARLGALVDEVRTAGLPVGLTLADVTLTAEADAVAYRVVQESLTNVLRHAGPTTADVRVGPAGGDVLVEVTDYGGTGRGAAAGGRGLAGLRDTVEAAGGRFTAGPTPRGGFQVTARLPMGGAA
- a CDS encoding helix-turn-helix transcriptional regulator; this encodes MGAVVPVLTRWGVSADADLVYRALVQLDPRDAAGLARELGMPSRRVRDAIDELVALGAVAPGPGVVRPAAVDAVVGRLRQPRRRAIGDRPEESWRRHIAAVDGLGPLAAATVRRWSRAAARSRAAQLIAAERYEHLAINTEEVFSAESLSAARPLDRSMLDRGIRLLVVERPPLDGDLGVPGRSVADIPEGHYRQAEEVPLKLMVFDRRVAFFPADPLDLERGYVEVAEPDGVARCCALFYQLWATGRDPFREGVAPIELSTRERTLLRLLAAGHTDVTAAAAMGISPRAVSYAMRALMDRSGVENRFQLGLLLGATGTVRPEHLTNEED
- a CDS encoding transcriptional regulator — protein: MTAVTGTPDPTADRPDQHPVTGLDDVVHQRVRLGILTIAHEAGRVEFGYLRTQLQLTAGNLSQHLNVLDTAGLVAVEKGYEGRRARTWITLTAAGSAALAAEIGRLKLLIARVETTDPMEE